The following proteins are encoded in a genomic region of Rhodoferax aquaticus:
- a CDS encoding CHASE domain-containing protein, whose translation MRSVRSAPAMVLAAGLAVSALGAWEMQRSIQQRAAQDFDYLAQRTAAELQRRFYLPQYGLNGVKGMYAVGKQVGRADFSAYVNARSLPAEFPGVRGIGFVQPVLREDLPVFVKKMRADGAPAFAVQTLGGPVFDDMYIVKYIEPLSSNLAALGLDLGSEPQRRAAAERAIATGEATVSGALTLVQDDRKQAAVVLFTPIFAKGSNPRTAQERRDALVGLLYAPIVVSELLRDLPDVVTGVLDFEMYDSALGQPLGRKMFDANDRHSDTNAGFGGQASLSTWQALQLPGREFSLELHRTAAFAATVNTSAAWLALVGGSMVSLLLALLLRGLATGRERAERLADSMAQEAQRLAKVVQHTSNAVTLADAQGRITWVNPGFTRVTGYSLEEAVGKTPAELVGSGKASPQTLATLARSASQGVSCKVEVLNRAKDGHEYWTATELQPQHDAQGRLVGFMEIGIDITPLRSIQARLETALRENDALLSTLNLHAIVSVADATGAIVDANEAFCDISGYTREELIGKNHRIVNSGTHPPAFWKDMWTTISTGLPWRGQVCNKSKDGHLYWVDTFIAPFIGDDGQIDKYISIRTDITRNVAAQEELRISQERFAFAIEGSGDGVWDWDLKAGTVQLSKTWKEMLGHSEDEIGNDLTEWSGRLHPDDAARVFADVQANLDGVTTSFANEHRVLCKDGSYKWILDRGTVVRRDAEGAPLRMVGTHTDVSLQKATQLALQQATDAAQSASQSKSQFLANMSHEIRTPMNAILGMLTLLRKTQLTPKQADYAAKSEGAARALLGLINEILDFSKIEAGKMTLDPHPFGVDQLLRDLSVILATSVGGKPIEMLYQLDPAVPSHLVGDAMRIQQVLLNLCSNAIKFTERGEVVLSIVQTQSTADAVTLQFSVKDTGIGIAPENQARIFSGFTQAESSTTRRFGGTGLGVAISQRFVNMMGGELELQSALGEGSRFYFTVTLPIAQAPALTAEVPVPFNSPLRVLMVDDNPLALSLLSAMGQSLGWEVDLAVSGEQALEHIQSTVDHGQSYQAVFVDWNMPGLDGWQTSLRIRALGAAGAVPLLVMVTASGREMLAKRSGQEQALLDGYLVKPVTPHMLLEALQQVRPAPTSEPLALATEPSAPSEGQRLLNMRLLVVEDNLNNQQVARELLEGEGAWVQLANHGREGVEAIAAASPPFDVVLMDLQMPVMDGFAATRHVREHLGMPQLPIVAMTANAMASDREACLAAGMNDHVGKPFDLQHLVQVLRRQAGWFDTGRSTAAQTPALSTSLADTAQAAGVDVVTALRRLGGKQEVYQRMLSTFVADLQNVPAQLQAHIAQRDPTGLARDMHTLKGLAATLGADGLAHLAGRLEKESSATSDVATMVQQVQSICEAIAQVTPALQALVQAWGTDATQAPAALAELTSTERAEILTLLKHLALQLADSDMEAMHTMALVQQRYSKHLGAAMAPLEAEMSALEFEAAILECETLICSLET comes from the coding sequence TTGCGATCTGTCCGCAGTGCACCGGCAATGGTTTTGGCCGCAGGTCTTGCCGTTTCAGCCTTAGGCGCTTGGGAGATGCAGCGCAGCATCCAGCAGCGGGCTGCGCAAGATTTTGACTACTTGGCCCAGCGCACTGCAGCCGAGCTACAGCGGCGGTTTTACCTGCCGCAATATGGTCTCAATGGTGTAAAGGGTATGTACGCGGTTGGCAAGCAGGTGGGGCGTGCCGACTTTAGTGCGTACGTGAACGCGCGCAGTTTGCCCGCCGAGTTTCCTGGCGTGCGTGGCATAGGCTTTGTGCAACCGGTCTTACGCGAAGACCTCCCCGTTTTTGTCAAAAAAATGCGCGCTGACGGTGCGCCGGCGTTCGCTGTGCAAACCCTAGGCGGGCCTGTATTTGACGATATGTACATTGTCAAATACATCGAACCTTTATCCAGCAACTTAGCCGCGTTGGGGCTAGATCTGGGCTCAGAGCCCCAACGTCGGGCTGCGGCGGAGCGCGCAATTGCCACGGGTGAGGCCACCGTTTCGGGGGCGTTGACCTTAGTGCAGGACGACCGAAAGCAAGCCGCAGTCGTCTTGTTTACGCCCATTTTTGCCAAGGGCAGCAATCCGAGAACGGCCCAAGAACGGCGTGACGCGTTGGTTGGCCTGCTGTATGCACCCATCGTCGTGTCCGAACTACTGCGCGACTTGCCCGATGTGGTGACCGGAGTGCTGGACTTTGAGATGTATGACTCGGCCTTGGGGCAGCCGCTAGGTCGCAAAATGTTTGACGCCAATGACCGTCACAGCGACACCAATGCTGGGTTTGGCGGGCAGGCGTCTTTAAGTACGTGGCAAGCCTTGCAGCTTCCTGGCCGAGAGTTCTCGCTGGAGCTTCACCGCACGGCGGCGTTTGCGGCAACTGTCAACACCAGTGCCGCCTGGCTGGCGCTGGTCGGTGGGAGCATGGTGTCCTTGTTACTAGCCCTCCTGTTGCGCGGCTTGGCTACGGGGCGCGAGCGCGCCGAGCGCTTGGCCGACAGCATGGCGCAAGAAGCGCAGCGCTTGGCCAAGGTGGTACAACACACCAGCAATGCGGTGACCTTGGCCGATGCCCAAGGCCGCATCACCTGGGTCAACCCCGGGTTCACGCGGGTCACGGGCTATAGCCTGGAGGAAGCTGTAGGCAAAACGCCCGCAGAGCTGGTGGGCAGTGGCAAAGCCAGCCCGCAGACTCTGGCCACGCTGGCCCGTTCGGCTAGCCAAGGCGTCAGCTGCAAAGTAGAGGTCTTGAACCGGGCCAAAGACGGGCACGAGTACTGGACCGCCACCGAGTTGCAGCCCCAGCACGACGCCCAAGGGCGCTTGGTGGGCTTTATGGAAATTGGCATTGACATTACGCCACTGCGTTCCATCCAAGCACGCTTGGAAACCGCCTTGCGTGAAAACGATGCCTTGCTGAGCACGCTCAACCTGCATGCCATTGTGTCGGTGGCCGACGCCACGGGGGCCATTGTGGATGCCAACGAGGCTTTTTGCGACATCAGCGGCTACACCCGTGAAGAGCTGATTGGCAAGAACCACCGCATCGTGAACTCTGGTACGCACCCTCCCGCGTTTTGGAAAGACATGTGGACCACCATTTCGACCGGGCTCCCTTGGCGCGGCCAGGTCTGCAACAAAAGCAAAGACGGGCACTTGTACTGGGTAGACACCTTTATCGCTCCCTTCATTGGCGACGACGGACAAATCGACAAGTACATCTCTATTCGCACGGACATCACCCGTAACGTGGCGGCGCAAGAAGAACTGCGTATTAGCCAAGAACGCTTTGCTTTTGCCATTGAAGGCAGTGGTGACGGCGTGTGGGACTGGGACCTCAAGGCCGGTACCGTGCAGCTGTCCAAAACGTGGAAAGAGATGCTGGGCCACAGTGAAGACGAGATAGGTAATGATCTGACCGAGTGGAGCGGTCGCCTGCACCCTGATGACGCGGCCCGCGTCTTTGCCGACGTACAGGCCAACCTCGATGGCGTGACCACCAGCTTTGCCAATGAGCACCGTGTCTTGTGCAAAGACGGCAGCTACAAATGGATCTTGGACCGTGGCACTGTGGTCAGGCGCGACGCAGAAGGCGCCCCGCTGCGCATGGTGGGCACCCATACCGATGTGTCCCTCCAAAAGGCTACACAGCTTGCGTTGCAGCAGGCCACAGATGCGGCCCAATCCGCGTCCCAAAGCAAGAGCCAGTTTTTGGCCAATATGAGCCACGAAATTCGCACGCCCATGAACGCCATTTTGGGCATGCTCACGCTGCTGCGCAAAACCCAGCTCACGCCTAAGCAAGCCGACTATGCGGCCAAGAGCGAAGGGGCTGCGCGGGCACTCTTGGGACTCATCAATGAAATTTTGGATTTTTCCAAGATAGAAGCCGGCAAGATGACCCTAGACCCCCATCCTTTTGGGGTCGACCAACTGTTGCGCGATCTCTCGGTCATATTGGCCACCTCGGTGGGCGGCAAGCCCATTGAAATGCTCTACCAGTTGGACCCCGCTGTGCCCAGCCATTTGGTGGGTGACGCCATGCGCATCCAACAGGTCTTGCTCAATTTGTGTAGCAATGCCATTAAGTTCACTGAGCGTGGCGAGGTAGTTTTGTCGATTGTGCAAACGCAAAGTACCGCTGACGCAGTGACCCTGCAGTTCAGCGTTAAAGACACCGGCATTGGCATAGCCCCCGAAAACCAGGCACGCATCTTCAGCGGCTTTACCCAAGCGGAATCGTCTACCACCCGGCGCTTTGGGGGCACCGGTTTGGGGGTTGCCATTAGCCAGCGCTTTGTCAACATGATGGGCGGCGAGTTAGAGCTGCAAAGTGCGCTGGGCGAAGGCAGCCGTTTTTACTTCACCGTGACCTTGCCCATCGCACAGGCGCCCGCCCTCACTGCCGAAGTGCCAGTGCCCTTTAACAGCCCGCTGCGCGTGTTGATGGTGGACGACAACCCCTTGGCCTTGTCGCTCCTCAGCGCCATGGGCCAGTCTTTGGGCTGGGAGGTGGACCTTGCTGTCAGCGGCGAGCAGGCCCTCGAGCACATTCAAAGCACGGTGGACCACGGGCAGTCGTACCAAGCCGTGTTTGTAGACTGGAACATGCCGGGCCTAGACGGCTGGCAAACCAGCCTGCGCATACGGGCCTTGGGGGCTGCGGGCGCAGTGCCTCTGTTGGTGATGGTTACCGCCTCAGGCCGTGAAATGCTAGCCAAGCGCTCTGGGCAGGAGCAAGCGCTGTTAGACGGCTACCTGGTCAAACCCGTGACCCCGCACATGCTGCTGGAGGCCTTGCAGCAAGTACGCCCTGCGCCGACCAGCGAACCATTGGCCCTTGCGACAGAGCCTTCTGCACCATCCGAAGGGCAGCGCTTGCTCAATATGCGCCTGCTCGTAGTGGAAGACAACCTCAACAACCAGCAAGTCGCCCGGGAACTCTTGGAAGGCGAAGGTGCGTGGGTGCAACTCGCCAACCATGGCCGCGAGGGCGTGGAGGCCATTGCGGCTGCAAGCCCCCCCTTTGATGTGGTGCTCATGGACCTGCAAATGCCGGTGATGGATGGCTTTGCGGCTACCCGCCATGTGCGCGAGCATCTTGGCATGCCCCAGCTGCCTATTGTGGCCATGACCGCCAACGCCATGGCCAGTGACCGCGAGGCCTGCCTCGCAGCCGGCATGAACGACCATGTGGGCAAGCCGTTTGACTTGCAGCACTTGGTGCAAGTGCTCAGGCGCCAAGCGGGGTGGTTTGATACTGGGCGCAGCACGGCAGCGCAGACGCCAGCCCTGAGCACGTCCTTGGCGGACACAGCGCAGGCCGCGGGCGTCGATGTCGTCACCGCCTTACGCCGCTTAGGCGGCAAACAAGAGGTGTACCAGCGCATGCTCTCCACGTTTGTGGCTGATTTGCAAAACGTGCCGGCCCAACTGCAGGCCCACATTGCACAGCGCGACCCCACGGGCTTGGCGCGCGACATGCATACCCTCAAAGGCTTGGCCGCCACCTTGGGGGCCGATGGATTGGCCCACCTTGCAGGCCGCTTGGAGAAAGAAAGCTCCGCCACATCAGATGTGGCCACCATGGTGCAGCAGGTGCAAAGCATATGCGAGGCCATTGCCCAAGTGACACCTGCCCTGCAGGCCTTGGTGCAAGCCTGGGGCACCGATGCGACGCAAGCCCCGGCAGCGCTTGCCGAGTTGACTTCTACGGAGCGCGCCGAGATACTGACACTCTTGAAACACTTAGCCCTTCAATTGGCCGACAGTGACATGGAGGCCATGCACACCATGGCCTTAGTCCAGCAGCGCTATAGCAAGCACCTGGGCGCGGCCATGGCTCCTTTAGAGGCTGAGATGAGTGCTCTTGAATTTGAGGCCGCCATACTCGAATGTGAAACGCTGATTTGCAGTTTGGAGACATGA
- a CDS encoding sodium-dependent bicarbonate transport family permease, protein MQSFLDPAILFFVFGIFAGTLKSNLEIPAPISRFLSLYLLMALGLKGGFALAKSGFTLEVGLSLSAALLMACIVPMLGYLLLRRFLNGFDAAAIAATYGSVSAVTFITAVQYLDNHGVAYGGHMAAAMALMESPAIIMAVVLANYVRQKAGTTAVGHTLGKTLHESLTDGAQLLLLGAMAIGVITGESGQAIMKPFSVDLFKGMLAFFLLDMGLLAARNMGELKGKSPWLIAYAILAPLVHASLALLLGKLLGLEAGNVALLMVLAASASYIAVPAVVRLAIPEANPSLYFGMSLGLTFPFNILLGIPLYVGVATAMV, encoded by the coding sequence ATGCAAAGCTTTCTCGACCCCGCCATTCTGTTCTTCGTGTTTGGAATTTTCGCGGGTACGCTGAAATCCAACCTCGAAATCCCCGCACCCATCTCTCGGTTCTTGTCGCTGTATCTGCTCATGGCCTTGGGCCTCAAGGGCGGGTTCGCTTTGGCCAAGTCTGGGTTTACTTTGGAAGTGGGTTTGAGTCTGAGCGCGGCTTTGCTAATGGCGTGCATCGTGCCCATGCTGGGCTACCTGTTGCTGCGCCGCTTTCTCAATGGCTTTGACGCAGCCGCTATTGCGGCAACCTACGGTTCGGTGAGTGCCGTTACCTTCATCACCGCCGTTCAGTACCTAGACAACCACGGCGTGGCGTATGGTGGTCACATGGCCGCGGCCATGGCCTTGATGGAGTCACCTGCCATCATCATGGCCGTGGTCTTGGCTAACTACGTGCGCCAAAAAGCAGGTACGACTGCGGTGGGGCATACCTTGGGCAAGACCCTGCACGAGTCACTCACCGATGGGGCGCAGCTGCTGCTCTTGGGCGCCATGGCCATTGGTGTCATCACGGGGGAGTCGGGGCAGGCCATCATGAAGCCGTTTTCGGTGGACCTGTTCAAAGGCATGCTCGCGTTCTTCTTGTTGGACATGGGGCTCTTGGCTGCGCGCAACATGGGTGAGCTCAAAGGCAAATCTCCTTGGCTCATTGCCTACGCCATCCTAGCGCCGCTTGTACACGCGAGCTTGGCGCTGCTGCTGGGCAAACTCTTGGGTTTGGAGGCGGGCAACGTGGCCTTGCTCATGGTGTTGGCTGCAAGTGCGTCTTACATTGCGGTGCCGGCCGTGGTCCGCTTGGCGATTCCTGAGGCCAACCCTTCACTGTACTTTGGCATGTCACTGGGGCTAACCTTTCCGTTCAATATTCTGTTGGGCATTCCTTTGTACGTGGGGGTGGCTACAGCCATGGTGTAA
- the mgrA gene encoding L-glyceraldehyde 3-phosphate reductase has protein sequence MNYHATPSRYDAMPYRVCGKSGLKLPAVSLGLWHNFGDATPMETQRQMLRTAFDLGITHFDLANNYGPPYGSAETNFGEHLRRDFKPYRDELIISSKAGWDMWPGPYGQGGGSRKYVLASLDQSLKRMGLDYVDIFYSHRFDPDTPLEETMGALATAVQQGKALYVGISSYSGTKTREAAAILKSMGVKALIHQPSYSLMNRWIEEDLLDALDETGMGCIAFSALAQGLLTNKYLNGVPADARINRPGGGSFTADHLSDANLAHVRALNEIALARGQSLAQMATAWVLRDARVTSALIGASRPEQITELAGAMQNLAFSTEEFAAIDQHAVDGGINLWKRPSTDQRPA, from the coding sequence ATGAACTACCACGCAACCCCCTCTCGTTACGACGCCATGCCCTACCGCGTTTGCGGCAAAAGTGGGCTCAAGCTACCCGCTGTGTCTCTTGGTCTGTGGCACAACTTTGGCGATGCGACTCCCATGGAGACCCAACGCCAAATGCTGCGTACCGCGTTTGACTTAGGCATTACCCATTTCGACCTGGCCAACAACTATGGCCCGCCCTATGGCAGCGCAGAAACCAATTTTGGCGAACACTTGCGCCGCGACTTTAAGCCCTACCGTGACGAACTCATCATTTCTAGCAAGGCGGGTTGGGATATGTGGCCTGGCCCTTATGGCCAAGGTGGAGGCTCGCGCAAGTATGTGCTGGCCAGCCTAGACCAAAGCCTCAAGCGCATGGGCCTGGACTATGTGGACATTTTTTACTCGCACCGTTTTGACCCCGACACGCCACTCGAAGAAACCATGGGTGCTTTGGCCACTGCCGTGCAGCAGGGCAAAGCGCTGTACGTAGGCATCAGCAGCTACTCAGGCACCAAAACGCGCGAAGCGGCAGCAATTTTGAAGAGCATGGGCGTAAAGGCGTTGATCCATCAACCCTCCTACAGTCTGATGAACCGCTGGATTGAGGAAGACTTGCTGGACGCATTGGACGAGACGGGCATGGGCTGCATTGCGTTTAGCGCACTGGCGCAAGGTCTTTTGACCAATAAGTACCTGAACGGTGTTCCGGCCGATGCGCGCATAAATCGCCCAGGTGGCGGCTCGTTTACCGCAGACCACTTGAGCGATGCCAACCTCGCCCATGTGCGCGCCTTGAACGAGATTGCCCTCGCGCGCGGCCAAAGCTTGGCGCAAATGGCGACCGCCTGGGTGCTACGCGATGCGCGCGTCACCAGCGCCTTGATTGGTGCCAGCCGGCCTGAACAAATCACCGAGTTGGCGGGTGCCATGCAGAACTTGGCGTTCAGCACCGAAGAGTTTGCCGCGATTGACCAACATGCGGTGGATGGCGGCATCAATCTCTGGAAACGCCCCTCAACAGACCAACGCCCCGCGTAA
- a CDS encoding helix-turn-helix domain-containing protein produces MMQHPLTMPLSLRTYGPAAGGHAHDFFQVLLGVSGTLELELEGKGRRIGAGQGCVIAPGEKHDFEAQGGAQCVVLDTRSAAWEGCTTSLVNTVSADALSRYLHVALQEPNATLQRVGPALLLDCWRASVQPAAKRQARAIDWLTLSQWCQTHLHGPLEVHDLATQVHLSPSQFAQRCKVETGQSPMQWVRAQRLARAQALRASGWDLSRSAERCGYASASALAAALRQAA; encoded by the coding sequence ATGATGCAACACCCGCTGACGATGCCTTTGTCATTGCGGACTTACGGGCCGGCGGCGGGTGGGCATGCGCACGATTTTTTTCAAGTGCTACTGGGGGTCAGTGGGACCTTGGAGCTGGAACTTGAGGGCAAAGGTCGGCGCATTGGTGCAGGCCAAGGCTGCGTGATTGCGCCCGGCGAAAAGCACGACTTCGAAGCCCAGGGCGGTGCGCAGTGTGTTGTCTTGGACACACGTTCTGCGGCATGGGAAGGGTGCACCACAAGCCTTGTCAATACGGTTTCTGCAGATGCATTGAGCCGGTACCTGCATGTGGCCCTCCAAGAGCCGAATGCCACGCTCCAAAGAGTGGGCCCCGCCCTGCTGCTGGATTGCTGGCGCGCTAGCGTGCAGCCAGCGGCAAAGCGGCAAGCACGGGCTATTGATTGGCTCACCTTGTCGCAGTGGTGCCAAACCCACTTGCACGGGCCCCTAGAAGTGCATGACTTGGCGACCCAAGTCCATTTAAGTCCAAGCCAGTTTGCGCAACGCTGCAAAGTAGAAACAGGCCAGAGCCCGATGCAGTGGGTGCGAGCACAACGTTTGGCCCGCGCCCAAGCGCTGAGGGCAAGCGGTTGGGACTTAAGCCGCAGTGCCGAGCGTTGTGGCTACGCCAGTGCATCGGCACTCGCAGCAGCCTTGCGACAGGCCGCTTAG